The genomic DNA attttattattttctacttTGACTTATagtgtcattattattattatttctgttATTATTCgtgtatatattaatattattgttatttttattctaatattgtattttaatattttttcattaaTTGTATCATCGTGTGCATTATTTACAAATTCCTGTTgcgaataatattattttttatgcttttaattaattttaataaataaggcaacgtaaCGATTTCAACACCAAGTcactgatttcatcgctatgttgggtgaatatcattggctcgtgttaaaaacgagacgtccttctaaaaaatcaaaatttcaaattcTCGTAGTTCAATCGGATcgcgattaaatattaaattaaacttgtatttttgagaattaagacaacgcgagtttaacatgataccaattttgggcgtcgcgagggtgctaataccttcctcgtgcgtaactgactcTCGAACCCTATTTCTCTCTGGATATTCGCGTAGACtcaaattcggccttcatttttgttcaaaaataaatttccttttttaaaaaaaagagaggatttattaggtgtccgatcacacctaaaaaaaagatcggtggcgactctttttctttttaaaactgaaattccattttcaaattttcaaataatcgcctcaactAGCGGCCAAagcgaaatttttacgtcgctacaatcaTGTCCCTTTTTCTTGCAAGGTAAGCAAACAATTGATTTGTctcttgtttttgttttatactTTTGGCCTCCTATCTTGGCCTACACTGTAAAACTCGCAACTTCTCTATGTTCTTCCTTTCCtaatgaaaattttttaatgCGCTCTTCTTGGCACACCAATGAGTATGTGGCCACCTTCAGACATATTAACATCCAAAGTGTGAACACTGCAACAAAAGATATATAAAAGTGAGGTGGTATCAGCAAGTATACGGGTTagattgtaatatagttacaatggagtaggtgagtactccgaggatcgtacctaAATGAGGCTAGTACTAGATCAATCTCAACCTAAACACCAAAAGATCTAGTTAGTACTTGAAGTAGGTTATATTACGAAGAAATAGATAATTTGGATTTTTAAGGTTTtctataataatagtaataataataaacaaataaatatcaAGAAATTAAAGAATGAAATTGATCAAATCTGGTTATGGTTGATTAGCTCGCTTCGATGATCTTCATCAACTGTCACTTCAGGttcctcgtcaatcaactagtcgataTCCTAATAAGATCTTTCGATACGTCCACTAGAATAACAAGTTAGTAAAGACTACTTATCTTCCGACCTCATAGTTCAGACCAGTTTGGGGTTAAGGTGTTCatggataggccataccaattttgggttaattcccaccttgataacttcctagggtcgtcaagcctagggtttaggttcttcctttcccaaatagCTGTTCCGTTGAGTAACCCTACAAGACAATTAATAGATCATATCTCTACTCGTTAATCCCCCATagagggattagttcctcatggttttCGTAAACAATATAGAATCGATATAAAGCGTAAACATAATAAATGAATCGAAAGTATATGGTTTAAGAAAAAAGTCTGATTTGTATTATCAATGAAAGTGAATCCGCAAGGTTTGATCGCATCCACAAATCAAGTCTcccaaaataaaacaaagaacaaattgaaaaataaatctaaaacctaagGAAAGAAAAACTTAAACTAAAGTTAAAATAAAGACTCTAGGCTAAGTAATTGGTGTCTGTAACATGTgtcaaatgagcctatttatagatttaagGTGGCCATCATCCTTAACCCAAGGTTAGCTGATGTTCCCGAGCTTTGGGTTAGATTGTGCAGACTAAAACACCTCCTAGCTTGTATTAATTCCCGTCCATAGTCGATATCGTGACACATCAGGACCTATGTCGTGACATAGAGGTTAGTATACTTTTCTTTGGGATGTCTTTACGAGTATGTCGAGACACTCTTAGGCTGTGTCATGACATTGAAGAAGTTTCAGAATTTCTTCATTCTGCTCCCTATGTTGCAACATCGAACCATCCATGTTGCGACATAGTGACCGACTAGTATCGATTTAGCACGCTTTCTAATGGTCTCTTGCACACTTACAAAGttcattagctcacccttaggcctcattcgaccactaaggtcaataaaagacacAATTTGCACATCTTATTGAATTTAACTaaacttactaaaatataattaaaagctAATGATAATGCTTATTTTCAAGCTCTTAAAGTGCAAAaattagtttaatctgctacaccgaaTTACAGCAGATCAATATGTCTTGTTTAAGTTTAGGAATAGATTTGTGCTTAAAATATTGGAACGAACGGCTCCATATAACGCATTTTCCAACCCCATAAAAAACTGATGAAGCCTTTCTTCTTATTGTTTCTTGTCGAGTTCAACTGCAATAGTACAATTGCATTTTCCACAACGATAAATGGGAATTTGCTCATAATTCACGAGTTCTTCCCATAGTTTTTTCAATTTTGGAAAACCTCTTTGTTTGCAGTTGGCAAGTTTTTCCTTGATTTGTTGAACACAAGGTCTATTAGAAATAGAGAATCGTTTTTTGATATCTTCCCATAAATCCTTTGCAATCTCCATATAAGTTATAGTAGATCGTAGGGTTGGCTCGATTGTGTTGAGCATCCATGAAACCAACATAGAATTTGCAGTTCACCAATCCTCCAATTCATAGGAATCATCATCAGGCTGTTCAATTGTTACATCAAGAAATCCAATTTGTTCTTGGCCCTTAATGTAGTTCGCATCGCTCAAGCCTATTCATCATAGTTGTCTCCTTTCAATTACACCCGAGTAATTATATTACTAGGATTATCGTTCAAAGTCAACACATAGGTGGAAACAAGTTTCTTTCCCTCGCTATTCATGGCTATTTTGTTCTTCTTTAGCTCTTGATACCATGAAAAAAACTTCTGAGAGGAATGACTTTCTTCTTTCGTGTTAGCAAACCAAAAAGAgccatatatatacatgatagCCATGAAAAATAAGTCAACCAATAAATCTATGTAAATCCCtaacttctagaaaaaaatccctGACTTCTCTCTTGAATATATTATTTATAGAACTAATAGTATCTGAATCAGAAAAATTAATCGATAAGTGAAAATAGGAAGAAAGCAATAGTTTAGTGATCATTCTTGTACtttacacaaaaaataattttgaaaactttaataactaaaatataactttttaattaaatgatcaaaatgaaaatttacttATAGTTTAGTATCTAATAGCGAATTTACCCTAAATTTAAAGGAAAAACCGCGtgcaaaaataataagaaaaaaaaaagaaaagggaagggAAGGGAaggaaatcaaaacaaaaacccTAGGGTTCTAGCCAttggcttcttcttctttttcactGTAGGCTTTCTGTTCTAAATGCTATTGCTTTTATATCCAAAATTCAACCTCTCAAAAGTATTAACTTAGAAGAAAACAACATTTGGTAAAAGCTGTAAGTTTcaagcatttttttttttaattgcatAGTTTGGTTAAAGTAAAAGGTCGAAACTGTTTGATGAAATGCATTAGTGAAAGCACCAATATCTCTGCGAACTTATTTCAGAGAAACTGAAAGGCAATGGAGGGTAGATTGGCGAATTCTTGGCGATTGACAGTGAACGACAAGAATTTCATCAAAACTGCGTTGCTTTCTGAAATTCGAATCGATGGTCGAAAGCCCTTTGAATACCGTAAGATTTCAATCAAGTTTGGCAGGCAAGTTCTAGCATCATTCATCACTGTATTCGTTACAGAACCAACTTTTACGCATTTGTATATTTACCGTAACGAGTTTTCCTTCGTTTCAGCTTTATAATTACTCTGTTTCGCGCTGTTGTCTTATAATTGCTTATCTTGAAACTTGGGTTGTTGGCAGTTGCAAGGATATATTTATCATGTACTATTTGTTTTGCAATCAACATGTGGGCTAATATAAGATCACAACAAGCTCAAAACGTAATTAACATGGAATATAGCAACTTAACTCTTCTCTGTTGTTTATGCTTAATTCAGAAACTGAGTAAACGAGCCTCTAATACCATGTTAAGCTAAACCGACTTGTAATAGGTGGAGATGCTCAGCTTGAAGATAAGGCCATGACAACAAATTCTAAGCTTAATTGATGTTGGTTAACTAACCTTAATTGCATGCAAGCATGCATGTAGGAAAAGTATTTTTATGGGAATCTCGGTTCGAGAAAATGCTTGTACATATATTGGTGATATTTTCttatgtgatttttgttttagttATTGAAAGAATACTTCTTGATTGATGCTATTCTTCTAGTTGAAGCAATTAGATGCATACTTCTATTTTGCATTATCGAGTGATATCATTTAGTGTGAGAATGTTTTTTGGTGGATCTCGTTGGTAAAATTCAGTGTTAATTATCATGGTGATTTACAGAGAGGATGGGTCATCAGAGGTGCAGCTAGGCCAGACTCGTGTTATGGGAATGGTTACTGCTCAATTGGTTCAGCCTTATAGAGACCGGCCTAAGGAAGGGATTCTTTCAATCTTCACAGAATTTTCTCCAATGGCTGATCCTTCATTCGAGCCAGGCCGTCCTGGAGAATTGGCTGTGGAGTTGGGACGTATTATTGATCGTGGTCTAAGGTACTATTGTTATACTCTAAAAGATTTGATTGAAGCTTAACTTTTTCAGCTTTTTCTCCCAATCTTCTCCTTTTCTTTGAATGTATTGGGCTTATATTGTGTGCTGATTCTTCACTAATATCTTCTTTCTATAGAATTAGATCTTACCTAACAAGCATGTTTTTTCTTTTATGAATGCTGTTTTGCGAATGAAGCAGTCTACTAAGCTTTTCGGGAATATGGTGGAACTTAGTTTTAGGTTTGTCACTGTGTTGTTCTTAACGAAATAAAGGTAATTGAAGGTCTATAGTGATCTTACAGGGAAAGCAGGGCTGTGGATACTGAATCACTATGTATTCTAGCTGGCAAGTTTGTCTGGGCTATTCGGATTGATCTCCACATTCTGGATAATGGAGGGTACTATTGCAATCTTTTATGGTTTTATTACCCTAAGGCCTAAACTTAGTATCATGTCATAATTTGTTTGTCTTCTAATATTAGATGCTCATATTCAGTTCCAATTAATATATTTTGTGGAAATAGAAACCTTGTTGATGCTGCTAATATTGCTGCTTTGGCTTCTCTACTGACATTCCGGAGGCCTGAGTGCTCATTAGGAGGAGAAGATGGTCAGGAAGTAATAGTACATCCACCTGAGGTTCAATTCTTAACCATTTCGGCTTTTAATATTAGTGTTTTTGTTTTCATATAAATTCAttgctttttaaaataacattacTGTGAAGATGAGAACTGGGAAGTATCTAGTGAGTTTTGAAAACCTGTATTTGAATATGTTACTCTGACTCAAGTGTGACTGTCGGATATGGGTATGTGTCTGACATGGTATGTATTTGGAGGGTAATATCCCCATACCATGTCTGGATATGGGTGCACTGCACTGTGACTGGTCTGAGAGAAAGTTGAAGCTTCTTTTGTTTAGTTTGTTAAATAATTAGAGCAACAGAAAGAAGAGAGATTGTCTTTTAACATTTCCCATCTAATTTGCTTTCAAGTATCTTTAAAGTAAGGAGCTttaaaaggaagtgcaatagaGGGAAAGAGTATAACTAATGCAATACTCATCATATTTTTTCCCATTAATCTTTCCTTTATAACTAGTAAGAACTGAGAACTTGAATGGCACTTTAATTATTTCACTTCTTTcttatcatcttcttcctcttctcTCACATCAAAAACTCATTTGACAGATAAGGGAGCCTCTTCCTTTGACGGTGCATCATCTTCCAATTGCAATATCCTTTGGATTTTTCAGTAATGAGAGCATCCTAGTGAGTAAATTTTCTTCATCAGGATACTTTTAACATGTTCTATTAGCACTTCTGGTTCACAGCTAAAGTTGTGATTTTCTTCAATGTGATGAAATTCAGGTAATAGATCCGACTCACAACGAGGAAGCTGTTATGGGTGGAAGAATGACTACAACAGTTAATGCAAATGGTGATATTTGTGCAATTCAAAAAAGTGGTGGAGAAGGTGTCCGTCAAAGAGTTATCATGCAATGCTTGCAACTTGCTACGTCAAAGGCTGCCAGTATAACAAAGCAAATAAAAGATGCAGTAAGATTGTTTTCTTCAAAAATAGTTTTCTGAAACCTGCATGACTTCTTAGATACTTCACTTTTTTTGTCTTGTCATCTTATAAAGATTTCATAATAAAAGTGCTTGTAAAATTCGAAGGTGTTGCATGAATGTGCAAAACTTGAAGGGATTTAGTTAACATGTAGCAATGATCTATGAAATTAAACCACTTAAGAAAACCACTGGAAGTAGAGAACTATGTACATGACTTATATGCTGCCTGTCTCGAACTACTAAACAGAAAAGTAAAAACCTTTGTTGTAACCTAACTAATTCAAAAGCTGGACAAGGCGGTCTCGTATCCTAAAACTTCTACCGAAAATTCAATTTAGAATGAGGCTCTTTCACTTCCCTAAAATTTAGCTGTTAACATGCAGCTATATGACATTTTTTGGTATTGCTTAGGAACAACTTCAGAAACGGGGTATCACATATTATTACCATTTTTTATGTAAATTTCCAGGGTTCTATATGCTGTCAAGTTGCTAGTTACGCAAATAATACTATCCATTAAAGCTTCTAGTGTATATTGCATGCCTTGAGTTTCATTATGAATCAATGTAGGTTGAGGTCTTCAACACGGAAAGAGCATTACGAAAGGTCAAGCGCCACCCTACATCTACCGGCGTTGATGTTAGAGAGAAACAAAACTAGTAAGTTGGTCACCAGCTTAGTAAGTACTGTGGAGAATCAAGGGAAAGCATGTAGATGCAGTCATTGCAGATCCTACTTTTTTTTCTCGTGTAATTTCACTACTTGGATCTTCATAATTTTCTGTATTTTATTGTTCAGTGCAGAATCTCAATTTCTGCAAATTCTGCACCATAAgttaattatgttttttttttcaaatttagtaTTATTCTTGGAAATTAGGTTTTATCATTTTGGGTCCAAGTTGATTTGCTTATATGGACCCTGGTTATAGCTGGTTTAGAAGTTTTTAGCAATCTTTGTAATATTTATGTTATCTTTCATATTTAGAATAGTTTTGTTCAATGAAATTTTAAAGAGTTTCCCCATAGGCCGTTGCGCtaggttttaaattttattttaattttaaaaatataataatataaactataatttaattgtaatatttttaataatcttTTAATTGCTGAAGGGCTAATCTAATGCCATAATACAAACCCTATATTTAATAATCTTTTTAAAGAAAACTATATTTAATAATCTTATAATAATCCTTAAATAAATGTACATTAACTGATTTTTGCAAGTGGTGGGTTTGGGTGCGATTGAAAGTgttaaaagagtaaaattatctttaagaagaactaacataattaaaattaataaataaatgatatAGCCATAAATTTATTCTTCAAcatttatattttatcaatttgacttttatttatttttatttaaatttgatttttaatttttaaaagagttaaatttgactattaacattttaaaaaagttaaattgttttttaatgaaaatattgattaaaatgttaaaattttaaacatgacaaTTTGTATGACAATTCATATGTATTTTatgctaatttaaaaaaaattacattttatgtttttgaacattttcttttacaatttttaaattatttattgttaTGACATATAAGACAAATAATGTTATATCAATATGAAATGCACATGAACTCGTCACGAAGGGTGCCATGCTAGCATGGTTAAAATTAACGCTTTAATTAACATTTCATTaaaaaacaatttaattttttcttaaatgttaataactaaatttaactaaaaattatagactaaattaataaaaaatataaaaaaactaaatttaacATTATATCTGAATCAACCCTATATTTGAAACAAtttgatttaataattattaCACGAATTTTTTATTAAGAGGAAGGATTCAATTTGTTATtccaaatataaaattaatagtaTAATGGCTACTGAAAGAAAGGGTATgtgttaaaagaaaaataatgagaAAGTAGgtcgaaaaatttaaaatttattgatttACGTCGTTttttgagagaaaggaaaatgtGTTCTATAAGGTATATTTTCACTATTAAGGACGTGTTTTTAGGAGAGAGAATAAAAACACACCCTATAGGACGCGTTTTCCTTAGTACCAAATtgtataatttattttacatCTTAAATGTACACTTATTTACGATATATGAAACAAATCTATTAAATTGGTTTGCTTTATAACATCGTATTGtgagtttaaaatttacaattatttatgttattttttcaTTGAATTTTTTTTCCACTAATTTGTTAAGTACAATATTTTGACAAAGCAAAGAATTGCTTAGAAGCTTCCCAATTTAGGATTAAAACTTTGGCTTTTGTATTGTAATATATCTTACTTGAAGAAGTAATAATAACTTAtattttatagaaaaaattaatGTATAAACGAATAAGTTAGTGTTTTAATTAGCTCTTCTCCTCGATACTCCCGGGTTGTGTGGACATGTTGACATCATATGCCCTGAGTTCCTACAGTATGTGTATAACCTCAGTGTGTCTCCCCACTCCCGAATATCCATATTTCCTCATATTCAAGTTGAGTTTGGCTGACCTTTCGACTTGCGTCACGAGTTCTTATCTGGTACCAACTTGAAAGGAGTGTATGAGGTAGGCGACCACATACTTTCATGAAGGACACGTGGGAATTTAGATTTCCAAATATTATACGCGCGTTCAAGTCTGTAAACTTCGCCAACGTAGGTCATGCAATCTATACATTCCGAGGCACATCAACTATTCATGTTTATGTCATATCTATAAATTCTACATGTTATATCTATAACTCTACTTTCATTATGTAAATCCAAGCTGAGAAGACTTGGTTAATGGTTGTGATTCGACACAAGAGGACCTCACTCTCTACGTAATTTTGATTTACGAGAGCCAATGGTAGCGCGATCGACCTGCGATTTTTCCCTTAAGCATCACCCCATACATCTGGGAGCAAGATCTATTGTAAGCCTTTCACCTTGAGCGAAAGCAACACCACCATCTTTTCCATAAGCCTCCTCCTTATGTGTCTAGAGTAGAGTCATCTTATTACTTTCCATAAGCCTCCCCCTATGCGTCTGGGAGTAGGGTCACTTTATTACTTTCCATAACCACCCCCATACGTCTGGGAGTAGGGTCACTTTATTACTTATCGAGTCGCCATACTCGTCATCCTTGTGTTTATTGGTTGTGTCGCCATACTCGTTAACAACCTAGTTAGGTCGTCAAACTCATCAATAACCTGGTTGAGTCACCATACTCATTAACAACTTGGTCAAGTTTCCATACTCGTAAGCAACCTGGTCGAGTCGCCACACCCGTCAATAACCTAATTAGGTCGCCATACTTATCAACAACCTAGTCGGGTCGTCATACTCATCAAAAACTAAGGCCAAAATCTACATTTACTACCATTATTTATAACAATGAATAATCCTCTCGATCACGTTTTAATGGACATTACGTATTTCTTACACAATGGATAGTGCACATTTCTTATGCCAACAGATAGCATGCATTTCTTACGTTTTATATATTACCGGCAATTGGGTCATGCCTCTTACATTTTATATTGTCAACAAATGGCTTAAAACTCTTCTATTTTACATTTTCAATAATTGCATTCGCGATATACATACTAGACGTCTCTATTATATAAATTTGGATCCTCTAATTGAGAATTGAACCACTCGAGTATACATTATACATTTTTGGATTGTCAAGCCAGTGGACATACCACTCATTAAATCATAAGGAAAAATTTATACGAATCAACTACAAATAGGACTATTCACAAACACTTTATTAAAAGTTACACATGAAATTCAATAGCTTCACAAGGCACTGTATATTCTCAAGTCATCGGACCAATAACTATACCCTTCgtcaaaatacaaaaaaaatttttttgggtAAGTTCTCTACAACTTACCACCCATTACTTTATTTGCAACAACCACCACGCGTAAGGCAACTTGTGGATGGTCTCAAGGCACTATCATTTTATAACCTACCTCTCGATTGAAGGGAACTATTGTTATATTCCTACCAATTTGGAGTCAGTTAGGCCTTCCATTGGGCCCTTACCTCTCTAATAAATACCCCAAGATACCACTTAGTATGGGGACTCCTTTCCACTCGAAACCCTAATACGCTAAGCATTCATCTTAAGTCCCTCTACCTGTTCAACTCTCAGCTCTATAATGAGTGAACCGGCCTCTTTTGACACTGCTGTTCTCTTTCTTCTCCACCTCCATTGAAACCATGTATATACTATTAATTcttctagtagtaatttaataaattaaaaaacataaaaataattttatcttaaaaattatttt from Gossypium arboreum isolate Shixiya-1 chromosome 9, ASM2569848v2, whole genome shotgun sequence includes the following:
- the LOC108454706 gene encoding exosome complex component RRP45B isoform X2 is translated as MEGRLANSWRLTVNDKNFIKTALLSEIRIDGRKPFEYRKISIKFGRQDGSSEVQLGQTRVMGMVTAQLVQPYRDRPKEGILSIFTEFSPMADPSFEPGRPGELAVELGRIIDRGLRESRAVDTESLCILAGKFVWAIRIDLHILDNGGNLVDAANIAALASLLTFRRPECSLGGEDGQEVIVHPPEIREPLPLTVHHLPIAISFGFFSNESILVIDPTHNEEAVMGGRMTTTVNANGDICAIQKSGGEGVRQRVIMQCLQLATSKAASITKQIKDAVEVFNTERALRKVKRHPTSTGVDVREKQN
- the LOC108454706 gene encoding exosome complex component RRP45B isoform X1, whose protein sequence is MVIYREDGSSEVQLGQTRVMGMVTAQLVQPYRDRPKEGILSIFTEFSPMADPSFEPGRPGELAVELGRIIDRGLRESRAVDTESLCILAGKFVWAIRIDLHILDNGGPECSLGGEDGQEVIVHPPEIREPLPLTVHHLPIAISFGFFSNESILVIDPTHNEEAVMGGRMTTTVNANGDICAIQKSGGEGVRQRVIMQCLQLATSKAASITKQIKDAVEVFNTERALRKVKRHPTSTGVDVREKQN